A genomic stretch from Candidatus Zymogenaceae bacterium includes:
- a CDS encoding long-chain fatty acid--CoA ligase yields the protein MQERIWHKSYVPEVPPEIEIEEITLPDILTRTAQKYPKRTALFFMGKEISYAEFDKLVSRFANALLDLGVKKGDRIALLLPSIPQIVIAYYGSWRMGAVPVPCNPLYTDRELEHQFNDSGSTVLVTLDLLAPRMLALKPKTNIKTIITAHINDYLPFPKKQLFPRLKKGMYYPYEPAPDYCQFTDIIKNASSEYTGPGPGMDDLAVIPYTGGTTGRSKGVIINHRNATAVTQITRAWYFDVQDSPERELSVFPLFHMAGFTAVMNICVINGWTDILIPRPEPQAVMDMILKYKPTIIPAVPTIYVGLLELEEFKKHSYPYVRGFFSGAAPLAMETITGLREATGADIVEAYGMTESTTIITMTPWRGKLKAGSVGPPICNTDLRIVDLETGTKDMPIGEEGEVIFKGPQMLQGYYNMPEETENSIRDGWFYTGDIGKLDEDGYLYIVDRKKDMIIAGGYNIFPRDIDEILFEHPKVMEACAVGVPDQYRGETVKAFIVLKPGETITEKEMDAYCREKLAAYKVPKIYEFIDELPKSAVGKILRRKLRDMEIEKMKK from the coding sequence ATGCAGGAACGCATCTGGCACAAGTCATATGTGCCCGAAGTACCGCCGGAAATCGAGATCGAAGAAATTACTCTTCCGGATATTCTCACCCGAACCGCACAAAAATATCCCAAACGGACCGCCCTGTTCTTTATGGGCAAGGAAATTTCCTATGCAGAGTTTGATAAACTCGTCAGCCGCTTTGCCAATGCGCTGCTCGATCTCGGTGTGAAAAAGGGAGACCGGATTGCACTGCTGTTGCCGAGTATTCCCCAGATCGTCATCGCTTATTACGGCTCGTGGCGGATGGGTGCGGTACCGGTGCCGTGTAATCCGCTCTACACCGACCGGGAGCTGGAGCACCAGTTCAACGACTCCGGATCAACGGTATTGGTCACCCTGGACTTGCTGGCGCCCCGGATGCTGGCCCTCAAACCGAAGACGAACATCAAGACCATCATCACCGCTCACATAAACGATTATCTTCCCTTTCCGAAGAAACAGCTCTTCCCCAGGCTGAAAAAGGGGATGTATTATCCCTATGAGCCGGCTCCAGATTATTGTCAATTCACAGACATTATAAAGAACGCGTCATCGGAGTACACAGGCCCCGGCCCCGGAATGGATGATCTTGCCGTCATCCCCTACACCGGTGGAACCACCGGACGATCAAAGGGGGTGATCATCAATCATAGAAACGCCACGGCCGTTACCCAGATTACCCGGGCGTGGTATTTTGACGTGCAGGATTCGCCGGAACGGGAACTGTCGGTATTTCCGCTATTTCACATGGCGGGATTCACCGCCGTTATGAACATATGCGTTATAAACGGATGGACGGACATACTCATCCCGCGACCGGAGCCACAGGCGGTGATGGATATGATTCTGAAGTACAAGCCGACGATCATACCGGCCGTCCCCACCATATACGTGGGGCTTTTGGAGTTGGAGGAATTCAAGAAGCATTCGTATCCGTACGTCAGGGGATTTTTCTCCGGCGCCGCTCCCTTGGCGATGGAGACGATCACCGGTCTCAGAGAAGCCACGGGAGCCGATATCGTGGAGGCATACGGCATGACCGAGTCGACCACCATTATCACCATGACCCCCTGGCGGGGAAAGCTCAAGGCGGGGAGTGTGGGACCTCCGATATGCAACACCGATTTGAGGATCGTGGATTTGGAAACGGGGACAAAGGATATGCCCATCGGCGAGGAGGGGGAGGTGATTTTCAAGGGTCCCCAGATGCTTCAGGGGTATTACAACATGCCCGAGGAGACCGAAAACTCCATTCGGGACGGGTGGTTCTATACCGGAGATATCGGGAAATTGGATGAGGACGGGTATCTGTACATTGTCGACCGGAAAAAAGACATGATTATCGCCGGCGGATACAATATCTTCCCCCGGGATATCGATGAAATCCTTTTTGAACATCCGAAGGTCATGGAGGCCTGCGCGGTGGGAGTGCCGGATCAGTATCGGGGTGAAACGGTCAAGGCGTTTATCGTGTTAAAGCCGGGTGAAACGATAACAGAGAAGGAAATGGACGCCTACTGCAGGGAGAAGCTTGCGGCATATAAGGTGCCGAAAATATATGAGTTTATCGATGAGCTCCCGAAATCGGCGGTGGGCAAGATACTCAGGAGAAAACTCCGGGATATGGAAATTGAAAAGATGAAAAAGTAA
- a CDS encoding tetratricopeptide repeat protein codes for MKIILQTKLSGVLALFLLAVVLIVPITAGAEDDPNVLFDLGVDAFNAGDLEGAIGYWEEALPIYRANNDLEHQAMVLNNIGLMYYYTQDYALAVEYFYRALEIDRERGIYSDIANDLMNLGMAAYRVGMYYEAGAAFLEAAQNYNDLGMSEEQAKAIYNLARAYYVLDDYETAIAMYVTAAELHGRLGDGPAFMQDMVGVGDIMVDVGRIDKALDAYNTAFEAGKKANDTVSMVWVITRTAVALGSIGRYDDALERLEEGERLVKNIDEIDSTLLVMTTQADIMDKSGDYAGSIKVYEKALMLAKENEYPGEAGKILTNLGIIYGQLLRFDDAKDSFSEARLMYQVLGDGLSEAKVVTNLGKLALEMNDTEEALDYFTESNEMFISYRQQRLVAVNLLNIGEVLIATGGFDDAADAVEDALSLLNEMPTGTERYVARSLSYLGFLKYMDGEYTDAVGDFNESLTLFRDEGASVYEADALIGMGMSLLAQDRTDLAAGYFEEAQRIADELSITALGWRAVYAQGLLADAEGDKDIALARYEDALFRSSSLPGIGEDLLGARIITLDGLIEHLALAHEANGLFDRAETVRKIGNDIHTRLSLFTGTDAIGGDMTYAEKYVEAVGVVRYYEKKLTEDAGRGGDNQDTFTIIILKSQGEVLHVVDEAKKKAPTFYETYMVDLGGV; via the coding sequence ATGAAGATTATATTACAGACGAAATTATCGGGCGTGTTGGCCCTTTTCCTTCTTGCCGTGGTACTGATTGTGCCGATTACCGCGGGTGCGGAGGATGACCCGAACGTACTGTTTGACCTCGGTGTGGACGCATTCAACGCGGGCGACTTAGAAGGCGCCATCGGTTATTGGGAGGAGGCGCTGCCGATATACAGGGCGAACAATGACCTGGAACACCAGGCGATGGTGCTCAACAATATCGGGCTGATGTACTACTACACACAGGACTATGCCCTTGCGGTGGAATATTTTTATCGTGCGCTGGAGATCGACCGGGAGCGGGGAATATATTCGGACATAGCCAATGATCTGATGAATCTGGGTATGGCCGCCTATCGTGTCGGCATGTACTATGAGGCGGGAGCGGCCTTTCTGGAGGCGGCTCAGAACTACAACGATCTGGGTATGAGTGAGGAACAGGCGAAGGCGATCTATAACCTGGCGCGGGCCTACTATGTACTGGATGATTATGAGACCGCTATCGCCATGTATGTAACCGCCGCGGAGCTGCATGGAAGGCTCGGTGACGGGCCTGCCTTCATGCAGGATATGGTCGGTGTGGGAGACATCATGGTCGATGTCGGGAGGATCGACAAGGCCCTGGACGCCTATAACACCGCCTTCGAGGCCGGAAAGAAGGCGAACGATACCGTATCCATGGTGTGGGTTATCACCCGAACGGCCGTCGCCCTGGGGAGTATCGGGAGATACGACGACGCCCTGGAGCGTCTGGAGGAGGGGGAAAGGCTCGTGAAAAATATAGACGAGATCGATTCCACCCTTCTGGTAATGACGACCCAGGCGGATATTATGGACAAATCCGGGGATTATGCCGGCTCCATCAAGGTTTACGAGAAGGCGCTTATGCTTGCAAAGGAAAATGAATATCCGGGTGAGGCGGGAAAAATCCTGACGAACCTCGGCATCATCTACGGACAGCTGCTCAGATTCGATGATGCGAAAGATTCGTTTTCCGAGGCCCGGCTCATGTATCAAGTGCTGGGCGACGGCCTCAGCGAGGCGAAGGTGGTGACAAACCTCGGAAAACTCGCCCTGGAGATGAACGATACCGAAGAGGCCCTGGACTATTTTACCGAATCCAACGAGATGTTCATCTCCTACAGGCAACAGCGCCTGGTGGCGGTGAACCTGCTGAATATAGGAGAAGTGCTGATTGCCACAGGCGGATTCGACGATGCCGCTGATGCCGTGGAGGATGCGCTTTCGCTATTAAACGAGATGCCCACGGGCACCGAGCGCTACGTGGCAAGATCCCTTTCATATCTCGGATTTCTCAAGTATATGGACGGGGAATATACAGACGCGGTCGGCGATTTCAACGAGTCGTTGACGCTGTTTCGTGACGAGGGCGCGAGTGTATACGAGGCCGATGCGCTGATCGGGATGGGGATGTCGCTTTTGGCCCAGGACCGTACGGATTTGGCCGCCGGATATTTTGAGGAGGCCCAGCGCATCGCGGATGAGCTCTCCATAACCGCACTGGGGTGGCGGGCGGTATACGCCCAGGGGCTGCTTGCCGACGCAGAGGGAGACAAAGACATCGCCCTGGCCCGGTATGAGGACGCCCTGTTTCGCTCTTCGAGCCTCCCAGGTATCGGTGAGGATCTGTTGGGCGCCCGGATTATCACTCTTGATGGCCTGATTGAGCACCTGGCTCTGGCACATGAGGCGAACGGATTGTTCGATAGGGCTGAAACGGTCAGGAAGATCGGGAATGATATACACACACGGCTTTCCCTCTTTACCGGAACAGATGCTATCGGCGGCGACATGACGTATGCCGAGAAATACGTCGAAGCCGTGGGTGTGGTGCGGTATTATGAAAAGAAGCTTACAGAAGACGCCGGCCGGGGTGGAGACAACCAGGACACATTCACCATCATAATCCTCAAGTCCCAGGGAGAGGTGTTACATGTGGTGGATGAGGCGAAAAAGAAGGCCCCGACGTTTTATGAAACATACATGGTAGACCTCGGCGGCGTGTAG
- a CDS encoding 1-acyl-sn-glycerol-3-phosphate acyltransferase: MKRFLYEIVFKLWYPVVIVFIGVSTTFFGIIVIIVGLIPWIDRDANFGNLIGRLWSWLNLKVAMTRVDIIGKEKIDRNRSYIVMSNHQSHFDVWALIAYMPLQLRWVMKMELRRIPLFGYGCSQLGMIYIDRGDSEKARESLDAAKEKIAKSGVSVVFFPEGTRSSDGELMEFKKGGFVMSLATNTPILPVTVNGGRYALPKGRPFAMKPGRIELIVHDPVEVSGMTYEDRNKLMAKIRETISSKMDMEYGKQY; encoded by the coding sequence ATGAAGCGGTTTCTCTATGAGATCGTCTTTAAGCTCTGGTATCCGGTGGTGATCGTCTTCATAGGCGTCAGCACCACGTTTTTCGGTATCATCGTCATCATCGTCGGCCTGATACCCTGGATTGATCGTGATGCGAACTTTGGGAACCTCATCGGACGGCTCTGGTCCTGGCTGAACCTGAAGGTGGCCATGACCCGGGTCGATATAATCGGCAAGGAGAAGATTGACAGGAACAGATCATATATCGTCATGTCGAACCACCAGAGCCACTTCGACGTCTGGGCGCTGATCGCCTATATGCCGCTGCAGCTTCGATGGGTGATGAAGATGGAGCTCAGGCGTATACCGCTTTTCGGGTACGGCTGCAGCCAGCTGGGGATGATCTACATCGACCGGGGAGATTCGGAGAAGGCCAGGGAAAGCTTGGATGCGGCGAAAGAGAAGATTGCGAAAAGCGGCGTCTCTGTGGTGTTTTTCCCCGAAGGCACCAGGAGTTCCGATGGGGAACTCATGGAATTCAAGAAGGGCGGTTTCGTGATGTCCCTGGCGACGAACACCCCCATCCTCCCGGTGACGGTCAACGGCGGCAGGTACGCCCTTCCGAAGGGAAGGCCGTTTGCGATGAAGCCGGGGAGGATTGAGCTGATCGTGCACGATCCGGTGGAGGTTTCGGGCATGACCTATGAGGACAGAAACAAACTGATGGCGAAGATCAGGGAGACTATTTCATCGAAGATGGATATGGAGTACGGAAAGCAATATTGA
- the fusA gene encoding elongation factor G has translation MAKPGRLKKIRNIGIISHIDAGKTTVTERILYYTGVSYKIGEVHDGEAIMDWMPQEQERGITITSAVTTCLWRDHEIHIIDTPGHVDFTMEVERSLRVLDGAVAIFSAVDGVEPQSETVWHQADRYRVPRIAFINKMDRIGADWRMVLEMMREKLAVTPIPFQLPIGAEDTFAGVVDLLSERSILFSDEDQGATVLSEDIPDDLISEVQSMREAVIEAAADMDDELAEKFLDGREITKDELISCLRKGVIARKFVPVFMGSGLKNKGIQPLMDAVVDLLPSPEDVPNILGFDPKSGEELQRDTSEEAPLSALAFKVQMDQGRKLTYLRIYSGKIKVGDTVYNPRLQKPEKIARLLKMHANKRERIETSAVGDIVAAMGLKETTTGDTLCDRNNQILYESIFFNDPVISLAIEPKTVADQEKLEQSLQKLVEEDPTLTVRQNDDTGQTIISGMGELHLEIMVDRLRREFNVGANVGKPQVVYRETITESVTAEGVIDREIAGDAKFAGVTLTLSPVKRGSGLSIVSELPTDGEGAVSPEWVESAIRSIRDTSTTGPLMGYPLVDVEIRIVSANIKEGLTDEMAFAIASGIALRECAQRGKPVLLEPIMDVEIITPEEFMGEIIGDINTRKGHLKGVNVKGNINQIHADVSLSKMFGYSTALRSQSQGRATFTMQFSRYDRMEDAP, from the coding sequence ATGGCCAAGCCAGGACGACTCAAGAAAATCCGCAATATCGGCATCATCTCTCACATAGACGCCGGGAAGACGACCGTTACCGAGCGGATACTCTACTATACCGGCGTGTCCTATAAAATCGGCGAGGTCCACGACGGAGAGGCGATCATGGACTGGATGCCCCAGGAGCAGGAGCGGGGGATTACCATCACCAGCGCCGTTACCACCTGTCTCTGGCGGGATCACGAGATACATATCATCGACACCCCCGGTCACGTTGATTTTACCATGGAGGTGGAGCGTTCTCTGAGGGTACTGGACGGGGCTGTGGCGATATTCTCCGCGGTAGACGGCGTGGAGCCCCAGTCGGAGACGGTCTGGCACCAGGCGGATCGATATCGCGTTCCCCGGATAGCCTTTATCAACAAGATGGATCGCATTGGCGCGGACTGGAGGATGGTGCTGGAGATGATGCGGGAAAAGCTGGCGGTCACTCCAATCCCATTTCAGCTTCCCATCGGTGCGGAAGACACCTTTGCCGGCGTCGTTGACCTTTTGAGTGAAAGAAGCATCCTCTTTTCCGATGAGGATCAGGGGGCGACGGTGCTGTCCGAAGATATCCCGGATGATCTTATAAGTGAGGTGCAGTCGATGCGGGAGGCGGTCATTGAGGCCGCCGCGGATATGGACGACGAACTGGCGGAGAAGTTTCTTGACGGTCGGGAAATAACGAAAGATGAGCTGATATCGTGCCTGAGAAAGGGCGTTATCGCACGGAAGTTCGTACCGGTGTTCATGGGCTCGGGTCTGAAAAACAAGGGAATTCAGCCCCTCATGGACGCGGTGGTCGATCTGCTCCCATCGCCCGAGGATGTGCCGAATATACTGGGTTTTGACCCGAAGAGCGGGGAGGAGCTTCAGCGGGACACGAGCGAGGAGGCCCCGCTTTCGGCCCTGGCGTTCAAGGTACAGATGGATCAGGGCAGAAAGCTGACCTATCTCAGAATATATTCAGGAAAGATCAAGGTCGGTGATACGGTCTATAATCCGAGGCTGCAAAAGCCCGAAAAGATCGCCCGGCTCCTCAAAATGCATGCCAACAAGCGGGAACGCATAGAAACATCCGCAGTGGGGGACATCGTGGCGGCGATGGGGCTCAAGGAAACCACAACCGGCGATACCCTGTGCGACAGGAACAACCAGATACTCTACGAGTCGATATTCTTCAATGACCCGGTCATATCCCTGGCCATTGAGCCGAAGACCGTGGCGGACCAGGAAAAACTGGAGCAGTCGCTTCAGAAGCTCGTGGAGGAAGACCCGACGTTGACGGTCAGACAGAACGATGACACCGGGCAGACGATTATCTCTGGCATGGGGGAGCTGCATCTGGAGATCATGGTGGATCGTCTGCGGCGGGAATTCAACGTGGGTGCCAACGTGGGGAAACCCCAGGTGGTGTACCGGGAAACGATTACAGAGAGCGTCACGGCCGAGGGCGTGATCGATCGGGAGATCGCGGGGGATGCCAAATTCGCCGGCGTAACGCTGACCCTTTCACCCGTGAAACGGGGATCGGGGCTTTCTATCGTCAGCGAACTTCCCACAGACGGTGAAGGTGCCGTGAGTCCCGAATGGGTGGAGTCGGCGATCAGGTCCATTCGGGACACATCGACCACCGGTCCACTGATGGGCTATCCGCTGGTCGACGTGGAGATCAGGATTGTCTCCGCGAATATAAAAGAGGGACTCACCGATGAAATGGCATTCGCCATTGCATCGGGCATAGCCCTCAGGGAATGCGCTCAGAGGGGGAAACCGGTGCTTTTGGAACCAATCATGGATGTGGAAATCATCACCCCGGAAGAGTTCATGGGTGAAATCATCGGAGATATTAACACCAGGAAAGGGCATCTGAAGGGTGTGAATGTGAAGGGAAATATCAACCAGATACATGCTGATGTATCGCTGTCCAAAATGTTCGGGTATTCAACGGCGCTGCGCTCCCAGAGCCAGGGCCGGGCTACATTCACCATGCAGTTTTCCCGGTATGATCGTATGGAGGATGCACCATGA
- a CDS encoding glutamate racemase codes for MVSPNHPSDGAIGVFDSGVGGLTVLREVLRALPSEDCIYLGDTARIPYGNKSPETVVRFARKNADFLVSLGIKFLIVACNTAASAGMDAIREHAGVPTIGVIRPGAARACKVSKNGRVGVIGTRATIQSGAYEREIQAINRDMQVFSTPCPLFVPLAEEGWTDDDVTALVAQRYLAEMAARDIDTLVLGCTHYPLLKTVIAQTVGYEVKIVDSATPVAQEVKDMLAGQGMENGDGRKRKVSFYVTDDPDTFARVGGPFLGIPITEVTHVDITA; via the coding sequence ATCGTATCGCCGAATCACCCGTCAGACGGCGCCATCGGGGTGTTCGACTCCGGTGTGGGAGGGCTGACGGTGCTCCGGGAAGTACTCCGGGCTCTCCCAAGTGAGGACTGTATATATCTGGGAGACACCGCCCGGATTCCCTACGGAAACAAGTCCCCGGAGACGGTGGTCAGGTTCGCCAGAAAGAACGCGGATTTTTTGGTTTCATTGGGCATCAAGTTCCTGATCGTGGCGTGCAACACCGCGGCATCGGCGGGAATGGACGCCATCCGCGAGCACGCGGGCGTCCCGACCATCGGGGTGATCCGCCCCGGGGCGGCCAGGGCCTGCAAAGTTTCGAAAAACGGCAGGGTCGGCGTCATCGGGACAAGGGCGACCATACAGAGCGGCGCATATGAGCGTGAAATTCAGGCAATAAATAGAGACATGCAGGTGTTCAGCACGCCGTGTCCGCTGTTTGTGCCCCTGGCCGAGGAGGGGTGGACCGATGACGACGTGACGGCGCTTGTGGCCCAGAGATATCTCGCGGAGATGGCCGCCAGGGACATCGATACCCTGGTGCTGGGATGCACACACTACCCGCTTTTAAAGACGGTGATAGCTCAAACCGTGGGGTATGAGGTGAAGATCGTAGACTCGGCGACCCCGGTGGCCCAGGAGGTAAAGGATATGCTCGCCGGACAAGGGATGGAAAACGGCGATGGACGAAAAAGAAAGGTCTCTTTTTATGTGACCGACGACCCGGACACCTTTGCGCGGGTGGGGGGGCCGTTTTTGGGAATCCCGATTACGGAAGTGACGCACGTGGATATTACCGCATAA
- a CDS encoding DUF2752 domain-containing protein yields MWQILLVPAAVVLFCAMVLFFDPVTSIIYPPCPFRVLTGWYCPGCGALWAVHELLSGRIISAISSNALAVIAVPILLGAYLERVYWFVTKKRLRKKPLQPIWIWAILAVIIIFAVVRNIQTYPCAFLAP; encoded by the coding sequence ATGTGGCAGATTCTCCTGGTGCCCGCGGCCGTCGTACTGTTCTGTGCGATGGTCCTTTTTTTCGACCCCGTCACGTCGATTATCTACCCCCCCTGTCCCTTCAGGGTTCTGACCGGCTGGTATTGTCCCGGGTGCGGTGCCCTGTGGGCCGTCCATGAACTGCTTTCCGGGAGGATCATCTCTGCCATTTCCAGCAACGCCCTGGCGGTCATCGCCGTTCCGATTCTTTTGGGGGCATATCTGGAGCGGGTCTATTGGTTCGTCACGAAAAAACGACTGCGCAAAAAGCCGCTTCAGCCGATCTGGATATGGGCAATTCTCGCCGTTATCATTATCTTCGCCGTTGTGCGGAACATCCAGACCTACCCATGTGCGTTTCTCGCCCCATAA
- a CDS encoding CD225/dispanin family protein yields the protein MGTTEIEPAQNTPAEEKEPRLPTGDNAQVEGYMPNYLAPAIIVMIFCCFPLGIVGLIYSTRVNGLLIAKEYDNARTASRNARMWCWITFAVGIVFWSMYVVLYMVIIGFLVLADSL from the coding sequence ATGGGCACGACGGAGATAGAACCTGCACAGAACACACCGGCCGAGGAAAAAGAGCCCCGCCTTCCCACGGGCGATAACGCACAGGTTGAGGGGTACATGCCCAACTACCTGGCCCCCGCTATTATCGTGATGATATTCTGCTGTTTTCCCCTCGGAATCGTCGGTCTGATATATTCCACCCGGGTCAACGGATTGCTGATTGCAAAGGAATATGACAACGCGCGCACGGCGTCACGAAACGCCCGGATGTGGTGCTGGATTACCTTTGCGGTGGGTATCGTCTTTTGGTCCATGTATGTAGTTCTCTACATGGTCATCATCGGGTTTTTAGTCCTCGCGGACTCTTTGTAA
- a CDS encoding V-type ATP synthase subunit D, which produces MKLNVNSTRMELMRLKRRLVVAERGHKLLKDKQDELMRQFMEIIEETRKIRARVERDLSNILKRFIHINAFMGPARVEEALALPAVKIKMDVSVISIMNVKVPEITFEEEGALRCYGYAGTSGELDLYIMELRKLFSEMIVLAQNEKRAELLADELVKTRRRVNALEYVLIPNIEETVRFITFKLDEMERSNLSRLMKVKDIVRAK; this is translated from the coding sequence ATGAAACTCAACGTAAACAGCACCAGAATGGAGCTGATGCGGCTCAAGCGTCGGCTTGTTGTGGCGGAAAGAGGTCACAAGCTCCTCAAGGACAAACAGGACGAGCTGATGCGTCAGTTCATGGAGATCATTGAGGAGACCAGAAAAATCCGAGCCAGGGTGGAACGAGACCTGTCGAATATCCTCAAGCGGTTTATTCATATAAACGCCTTCATGGGTCCCGCACGGGTGGAGGAGGCTCTGGCCCTCCCCGCCGTGAAGATCAAGATGGATGTCTCGGTGATCTCCATCATGAACGTCAAGGTCCCCGAGATCACCTTCGAGGAGGAGGGAGCGCTGCGCTGTTACGGGTACGCCGGCACCTCCGGTGAGCTGGACCTCTACATCATGGAGCTGAGAAAGCTTTTTTCCGAGATGATCGTCCTGGCCCAGAACGAAAAGCGCGCGGAGCTTTTGGCCGACGAGCTGGTAAAGACCCGCCGGCGGGTCAACGCCCTGGAATACGTCCTGATTCCGAATATCGAGGAAACGGTGAGGTTCATCACCTTTAAACTCGATGAAATGGAGCGTTCGAACCTGTCGCGGTTGATGAAGGTCAAGGACATCGTGCGGGCGAAGTAA
- a CDS encoding V-type ATP synthase subunit B, protein MQKEYLTIKDVYGPLVIVEEIEGVKYEELVTVELPDGRRRTGKVLEVDGDRAMIQLFEGTSGVDIYNSRVRFLGRGIQIPLSEDVLGRVFDGMANPIDDGPQIIAEKRLDINGNPINPYARDYPEEFIQTGISAIDGLNTLVRGQKLPIFSGSGLPHNQLAAQIARQSKVRGSGELFAVVFAAMGITFEEANYFISEFNKTGAIDRSVLFLNLADDPALERVATPRMALTAAEYLAFEKGMHVLVILTDMTNYCEALREISAARKEIPGRRGYPGYLYTDLSSIYERAGKIQGRTGSITQIPILTMPEDDKTHPIPDLTGYITEGQVILSRVLLRKNINPPIDVLPSLSRLKDKGMGPGKTREDHADVNNQLFAAYARGKEAQELAVILGEAALSDIDKLFFDFANTFEDEYVSQGEYADRSIEETLDLGWKLLSVFPTVELKRIRPEFLKKYLPRFKSEEAAAS, encoded by the coding sequence ATGCAGAAAGAATACCTGACGATAAAGGATGTGTACGGCCCGTTGGTGATCGTTGAAGAGATCGAGGGGGTCAAGTACGAGGAGCTGGTAACGGTGGAGCTGCCGGACGGAAGGCGGCGCACCGGGAAGGTCCTGGAGGTCGATGGAGACCGGGCGATGATCCAGCTCTTTGAGGGCACCTCCGGCGTTGATATCTACAACTCCCGTGTGCGGTTTCTCGGAAGGGGTATCCAGATACCTCTCTCGGAGGATGTTTTGGGACGGGTCTTCGACGGCATGGCGAATCCCATCGACGACGGCCCGCAGATCATCGCCGAAAAGAGGCTGGATATCAACGGCAACCCCATCAATCCATATGCGCGTGACTACCCGGAGGAGTTCATCCAGACCGGTATCTCCGCCATCGACGGATTGAATACCCTGGTTCGGGGGCAGAAGCTCCCAATCTTCTCGGGCTCCGGTCTTCCCCACAACCAGCTTGCGGCGCAGATCGCGCGGCAGTCCAAGGTGCGGGGCAGCGGCGAGCTTTTCGCCGTCGTGTTCGCCGCCATGGGCATCACCTTCGAGGAGGCCAACTACTTCATCAGCGAGTTCAACAAGACCGGCGCCATCGACCGATCGGTGCTCTTTTTGAACCTGGCCGACGACCCGGCCCTGGAGAGGGTGGCGACCCCCCGGATGGCCCTGACCGCCGCCGAGTACCTGGCGTTTGAAAAGGGGATGCACGTACTGGTCATCCTGACCGACATGACCAACTACTGCGAGGCCCTCCGGGAGATCTCCGCCGCCCGAAAGGAGATTCCGGGCAGACGTGGATATCCGGGGTATCTCTATACAGACCTCTCTTCTATTTATGAGAGGGCCGGGAAGATCCAAGGGCGGACCGGGTCCATTACCCAGATCCCGATTCTTACCATGCCTGAGGACGACAAGACGCACCCGATACCGGACCTGACCGGTTACATCACCGAGGGACAGGTTATCCTCTCCCGAGTGCTGCTTCGCAAGAACATAAATCCCCCCATCGACGTGTTGCCGTCTCTCTCCCGCCTGAAAGACAAGGGCATGGGGCCGGGAAAAACCCGGGAAGACCACGCGGACGTCAACAACCAGCTCTTCGCCGCATATGCCAGGGGCAAGGAAGCCCAGGAGCTGGCCGTTATTCTGGGCGAGGCCGCCCTCAGCGATATAGACAAGCTCTTTTTTGACTTCGCCAATACGTTTGAAGATGAGTACGTCTCCCAGGGGGAATATGCGGATCGAAGCATCGAGGAGACCCTTGACTTGGGATGGAAGCTCTTGTCTGTCTTCCCGACGGTGGAGCTCAAGCGTATCCGGCCGGAGTTCCTGAAGAAATACCTGCCCAGGTTCAAGAGCGAGGAGGCCGCCGCCAGCTAA